A window of Asterias rubens chromosome 22, eAstRub1.3, whole genome shotgun sequence contains these coding sequences:
- the LOC117305331 gene encoding NLR family CARD domain-containing protein 4-like, with protein MADQSEETMEEEEMARQSQESEQRSMAVVGNIQPSPESRDLVRAENVQMLQAHNPASQSLSLHRIEGSGNLAVANPSHCTFNIVQLKPGTTAEDILPALQKLTASSKQKRTLDSAVKPTGSEQEYTPTNIQKVDDSPQAAASGASRQPKTSDDVSLQGAHPTKDPAQVAAESCRVAIRTHYRNTGSYVELIPREEDDTKHIKEIFTELTLEKSGEKLESYKDMFDESTPDGDSIKQVILKGEPGRGKSTLIDKMAYDWACDEALQQFELVFVLKMNAVEQSTELIVSIFEQLLAEDTKIDPVALDYYIRDNEEKVLILLDGFDELMTPMHDLKETSFGSILKILNRKKGRECSVVITTRTSHYDKLVTKSLIRKPFTQVIVEGFDQKDIEKYVRKFYSEAYDKAESLILKITSSNVLSDLAKSPMLLLLLCILWRDNSTLPETMSRIYSEALEYIFHRKTDMSPDETPKVLNELGKIALRGLLAPKQQLAFPEDDFEPSVLESALKAGILTRQKVLKGIESHNSIQFLHKTFQEFFAGKYLQSLLETDTVEFKKNLKQMINSGGNDYGLRFCAGDNMACTNGILQTLSESDQFKREQQGGDKYSRLMRLGLDCYFEGQSKDLPLVEFIESVLTDKVVIYDWNRDSLNSLTNFLRNVHTHTVENKHTDYLDKVQSIRIRCCDFGGCMSDVAHGLSLMVNLSSLILERCTLTDSSEEYVTSGASLFQFGSAATCFKKMKNIQQLSISKSKLTGKAMTHIIPVLCDLPNLVKLNLEGNTDLGGSVALWVDHFNKMKNLQKLDLGLCNLTGEDMTHIVLALCDLRNLVELHLSSNEALGGSAALWVDHFKKMKNLKIIGFSFCKLTGKDMTHIAPAMCHLPNLVELNLGGNNTLGAAVLWAHHLKKMKDLQKLVLNYCKLTDKDLKYTARALCDLPNLVELNIGRNEGLSGSAALWANLFKRMKNLKKLDLSYCKLTGKDMTHIAPALCHLPNLVELNLWKNNEFGGSAASWAHHFKKMNNLQKLVLTFCKLTGEDMTHIAHALCDLPNLVELNLGGNHTLSDAASWAHHFKKMKKLKKLLLGDCLLSYKDMIHFAPALCDLPNLVELNLARNLFDGSAALWAHHFKKMKNLTKLDLRYCLFTDEDNTHIDLALCDLPNLVTKR; from the exons ATGGCTGACCAGAGTGAGGAGACCATGGAAGAGGAGGAGATGGCCAGGCAATCTCAAGAATCAGAACAAAGATCGATGGCTGTTGTTGGAAACATTCAACCATCGCCAGAATCAAGAGACTTAGTCAGAGCAGAAAACGTACAAATGCTTCAAG CACACAATCCAGCAAGTCAATCTTTGTCTCTACACCGCATTGAAGGCAGTGGTAATTTGGCTGTTGCTAATCCGAGTCACTGTACGTTCAACATCGTACAGCTGAAGCCAGGAACAACAG CGGAGGATATTTTACCTGCATTGCAGAAATTAACAGCCTCCTCAAAACAGAAACGAACTTTGGATTCAGCAGTGAAACCAACAG GATCTGAACAAGAGTACACGCCAACAAACATTCAAAAAGTAGATGACTCCCCGCAAGCTGCTGCTAGCGGAGCGTCAAGACAGCCCAAAACCTCAG ATGATGTAAGTTTACAAGGAGCCCATCCAACAAAGGATCCAGCCCAGGTCGCTGCAGAGAGCTGTAGAGTGGCAATAAGAACTCATTATAGGAACACAGGTAGCTATGTGGAACTAATACCAAGGGAGGAAGATGACACAAAACATATCAAAGAAATTTTTACAGAATTAACATTGGAGAAATCTGGAGAAAAATTGGAGTCATATAAGGATATGTTTGACGAGTCAACACCAGATGGTGATTCCATAAAACAGGTTATTTTAAAGGGGGAACCTGGTAGAGGGAAGTCTACCCTCATAGATAAGATGGCTTATGATTGGGCATGTGATGAAGCACTGCAGCAGTTTGagcttgtatttgttttaaaaatgaatgcaGTTGAACAAAGCACAGAGCTAATTGTCTCAATTTTTGAACAACTTTTAGCCGAAGACACAAAGATAGATCCAGTTGCTTTGGATTATTATATCAGGGACAATGAAGAGAAAGTACTGATCTTGTTAGATGGCTTTGATGAGTTAATGACTCCTATGCATGACCTTAAGGAAACCTCATTTGGTTCAATTCTAAAGATCCTTAACCGTAAGAAAGGCAGAGAGTGTTCTGTAGTCATTACAACCCGCACCTCTCACTATGACAAACTGGTGACAAAGTCATTGATTCGAAAACCTTTCACACAGGTCATTGTTGAAGGTTTTGATCAGAAAGATATCGAGAAGTATGTGAGAAAGTTTTATTCAGAAGCTTATGACAAAGCCGAAAGCCTTATTCTGAAGATCACATCCTCAAATGTTTTATCTGACTTGGCAAAGAGTCCAATGCTCCTTCTGTTGCTGTGTATTTTGTGGAGAGACAATTCTACACTCCCAGAAACAATGTCCCGTATCTACAGTGAGGCATTGGAGTacatatttcacagaaaaacgGATATGTCACCAGATGAAACACCAAAAGTACTAAATGAACTTGGAAAGATTGCCTTGCGTGGTCTTCTTGCTCCAAAACAGCAGCTTGCTTTTCCTGAAGATGACTTTGAACCAAGTGTGCTTGAATCTGCCTTAAAAGCAGGTATCCTTACAAGGCAAAAGGTCTTGAAGGGAATAGAAAGTCACAACAGCATTCAGTTTCTGCATAAGACTTTTCAAGAGTTTTTTGCTGGTAAATACTTACAAAGCTTATTAGAAACGGACACTGTGGAATTTAAGAAGAACCTGAAGCAAATGATCAACTCTGGAGGTAATGATTATGGATTGCGGTTTTGTGCTGGTGACAATATGGCATGTACAAATGGCATTTTACAAACACTTTCTGAGTCTGACCAGTTCAAAAGAGAACAACAGGGCGGCGATAAATATTCACGCCTCATGCGGTTAGGCCTCGACTGCTACTTTGAGGGTCAGTCAAAAGATTTACCCCTAGTGGAATTCATAGAGTCTGTTCTAACAGATAAAGTAGTCATTTATGATTGGAACAGGGACAGTCTTAACTCACTCACAAACTTTCTTCGAAATGTTCATACCCACACAGTGGAAAACAAACACACTGATTATCTTGACAAGGTACAGTCCATTAGGATTAGATGTTGTGACTTTGGTGGGTGTATGTCAGATGTAGCACACGGTTTGAGTTTAATGGTGAATCTTTCATCATTGATATTAGAAAGATGCACATTGACTGACAGCAGTGAAGAGTATGTTACATCAGGAGCAAGCTTGTTTCAATTTGGTTCTGCTGCAACCTGCTTCAAGAAAATGAAGAACATTCAGCAACTTTCCATCAGTAAGTCCAAATTGACAGGTAAAGCTATGACACATATTATTCCTGTACTGTGTGATCTGCccaatttggttaaattgaatCTTGAGGGAAATACAGACCTTGGTGGTTCTGTTGCATTATGGGTCGATCACTTCAACAAGATGAAGAACCTCCAGAAGCTTGACTTGGGTTTGTGCAATTTGACAGGTGAAGATATGACACATATTGTTCTTGCACTGTGTGATCTGCGCAACTTGGTTGAATTACATCTTAGCTCAAATGAAGCCTTGGGTGGTTCTGCTGCATTATGGGTTGATCACTTCAAGAAGATGAAGAACCTTAAGATAATTGGCTTCAGTTTCTGCAAATTGACAGGTAAAGATATGACACATATTGCTCCTGCAATGTGTCATCTGCCCAACTTGGTTGAATTAAATCTTGGGGGAAATAATACCTTGGGTGCTGCTGTATTATGGGCTCATCACTTAAAGAAGATGAAGGATCTTCAGAAGCTTGTCTTGAATTACTGCAAATTGACAGATAAAGATTTGAAGTATACTGCTCGTGCACTGTGTGATCTGCCCAACTTAGTTGAATTAAATATTGGGAGAAATGAAGGCTTGAGTGGTTCTGCTGCATTATGGGCCAATCTCTTCAAGAGGATGAAGAACCTTAAGAAGCTTGACTTGAGTTACTGTAAATTGACAGGTAAAGATATGACACATATTGCTCCTGCACTGTGTCATCTCCCCAACTTGGTTGAATTAAATCTTTGGAAAAATAATGAATTTGGTGGTTCTGCTGCATCGTGGGCTCATCACTTCAAGAAGATGAATAACCTTCAGAAGCTTGTCTTGACTTTCTGTAAACTGACAGGTGAAGATATGACACATATTGCTCATGCACTTTGTGATCTTCCCAACTTGGTTGAATTAAATCTTGGGGGAAATCATACCTTGAGTGATGCTGCATCATGGGCTCATCACTTTAAGAAGATGAAGAAGCTTAAGAAGCTTTTGTTGGGTGACTGTTTATTGTCATATAAAGATATGATACACTTTGCTCCTGCACTTTGTGATCTGCCTAACTTGGTTGAATTGAATCTTGCGAGAAATTTGTTTGATGGTTCTGCTGCATTATGGGCTCATCACTTCAAGAAGATGAAGAACCTGACGAAGCTTGACTTGCGTTACTGCCTTTTTACAGATGAAGATAATACACATATTGATCTTGCATTGTGTGATCTGCCCAACTTGGTCACTAAGCGATGA
- the LOC117305430 gene encoding mucin-2-like yields the protein MASIGNHFGRLLLSIGKIFALFLVFEVYSLQHVDAELTALSMIGKSASQRKTYVYDNWKAAKGVDGKTSSYFSTAAADPFPWWRVDMDTEHQLGNITVTLRTDSCCGEGFIGAVARAGLSPNVTDNQQCGLPATVEQSKTGAVITFNCDPAVTAKYVSLDIDPSQPLVVHTLLEVAEVTVENATSSVVFLQGGKTSQSTNIGDQFVASMAIDGNLETYSATAGGGLTVRAGVNLTPTENQQCGSPATAEQFVKGVMVGFMCDPPVKAKYVSLDINAKGKLDITEVTVEEENADKCLPEGVTSASPTNAGVTFTKPSPAQAITDALSNTAGLTVTEPSPAQAGSSASLSTAGVTVTEPSSTQAVTSAPPTTAGVTVTKSSPTQAVTDAPPTTAGVTVTEPGPTQAVTDAPPTTAGVTVTKSSPTQAVTDAPPTTAGVTVTEPGPTQAVTDAPPTTAGVTVTKSSPTQAVTDAPPTTAGVTVTEPGPTQAGTSASPTTAGVTITKSSPTQVVDYPEFLSGYYNRIYKGSSIGNPDPLSTEVAWNLKRCAAHCVVHDLCYIFDFSPRTGRCHLYKLLDKVIPKPDSDFFIYELAKCLSKLSICKN from the exons ATGGCATCGATTGGAAACCACTTTGGTCGTCTTCTTTTGAGTATAGGGAAGATTTTTGCGTTATTCTTGGTGTTTGAGGTGTACAGCCTTCAACATGTGGACGCCGAACTAACTG CACTTTCCATGATTGGAAAGTCAGCATCACAGAGAAAAACTTACGTGTATGACAACTGGAAAGCAGCCAAGGGTGTGGATGGCAAAACTAGTAGTTACTTCAGTACTG cTGCAGCTGATCCGTTTCCTTGGTGGAGAGTTGACATGGACACAGAACACCAATTGGGCAACATTACCGTTACGCTAAGAACCGACAGCTGTTGTG GAGAAGGATTCATCGGAGCTGTAGCACGAGCAGGGCTTAGTCCGAATGTCACTGATAACCAACAGTGTGGCTTGCCGGCTACTGTGGAACAATCCAAGACTGGTGCCGTGATTACATTTAACTGTGACCCAGCAGTGACAGCCAAGTATGTCAGCTTGGATATCGATCCATCTCAACCTTTGGTTGTGCACACTCTGCTGGAAGTCGCTGAGGTGACGGTAGAAAACGCGACAAGTTCAG TCGTGTTTTTACAGGGCGGGAAAACTTCGCAGAGTACAAATATTGGTGATCAATTCGTGGCGTCTATGGCCATTGACGGAAATCTAGAAACGTACAGCGCAACTG ctgGTGGAGGCCTAACCGTACGTGCAGGAGTCAACTTGACCCCTACTGAGAATCAGCAATGTGGCTCACCGGCAACTGCGGAACAGTTTGTTAAAGGCGTCATGGTTGGATTTATGTGTGATCCACCAGTAAAAGCCAAGTATGTCAGTTTGGATATCAATGCTAAGGGGAAGCTAGATATCACTGAGGTGACAGTGGAAGAGGAGAACGCTGATAAATGCTTGCCTGAAG GCGTTACATCTGCCTCACCAACTAATGCAGGAGTTACCTTTACCAAGCCAAGTCCCGCACAAG CCATTACAGATGCCCTGTCAAATACCGCAGGACTTACCGTAACCGAGCCAAGTCCCGCCCAAG ctGGTTCGTCTGCCTCACTATCTACTGCAGGAGTTACCGTAACCGAGCCAAGTTCCACACAAG CCGTTACATCAGCCCCACCAACTACTGCAGGAGTTACCGTAACCAAGTCAAGTCCCACACAAG CCGTTACAGATGCCCCACCAACTACTGCAGGAGTTACCGTAACCGAGCCAGGTCCCACACAAG CCGTTACAGATGCCCCACCAACTACTGCAGGAGTTACCGTAACCAAGTCAAGTCCCACACAAG CCGTTACAGATGCCCCACCAACTACTGCAGGAGTTACCGTAACCGAGCCAGGTCCCACACAAG CCGTTACAGATGCCCCACCAACTACTGCAGGAGTTACCGTAACCAAGTCAAGTCCCACACAAG CCGTTACAGATGCCCCACCAACTACTGCAGGAGTTACCGTAACCGAGCCAGGTCCCACACAAG CCGGTACATCTGCCTCACCAACTACTGCAGGAGTCACCATAACCAAGTCAAGTCCCACACAAG ttgtcGATTACCCCGAGTTCCTGTCAGGATACTACAACCGCATATACAAAGGTAGCTCCATTGGGAACCCCGACCCTCTATCAACTGAAGTAGCTTGGAACCTCAAGAGGTGTGCCGCACATTGCGTCGTACATGATCTGTGCTACATCTTTGACTTTTCACCGAGAACAGGCAGATGTCATCTCTATAAACTGCTCGACAAAGTTATCCCGAAACCTGACAGCGACTTCTTTATCTATGAATTGGCAAAATGTCTCTCTAAGCTATCTATTTGTAAGAACTAA